The Lactuca sativa cultivar Salinas chromosome 2, Lsat_Salinas_v11, whole genome shotgun sequence genome includes a window with the following:
- the LOC111894683 gene encoding GDSL esterase/lipase At3g14820, whose amino-acid sequence MIHPVVNVILFCLYTPIIYLCSSQGTINPPENVSAVLAFGDSFLDTGNNNYIITPGKANFLPYGKDFMGGKPTGRFSNGKNIADFFAEGLGVKEYLPAYLDPSLQDNDFLTGVSFASGGSGYDPLTSTVSSAIPMLDQLNLFKQYIGNLTRIVGEEGVMNIMNNSVSLVCASTNDLIISLPARSLQYDVDTYDRMLFNLTLNFIKELYNLGARKIAVFGAPPTGCLPAERTLFGGVLRMCVQKQNEAAVLYNSMLKEQLQILASSLPQSRIAFVDFYNPLVNIINNPQQYGLQVTDRGCCGTGLLEVVFLCNRLSPTCPDDSKYFFWDSIHLSEIGCNIFVNQSLPGLVDNLF is encoded by the exons ATGATTCATCCAGTTGTTAACGTCATTCTCTTTTGTCTATATACGCCAATTATTTATTTATGCAGTAGCCAAGGAACAATAAATCCGCCAGAAAATGTTTCAGCTGTCCTCGCATTCGGGGACTCCTTCCTTGATACTGGGAATAATAACTACATCATAACACCGGGCAAAGCAAACTTTCTTCCATATGGAAAGGATTTTATGGGTGGAAAACCAACTGGAAGGTTCTCAAATGGGAAAAACATAGCCGACTTTTTTG CCGAAGGATTAGGAGTGAAGGAATATCTTCCAGCATATCTCGACCCTTCCTTACAAGACAACGATTTTCTTACGGGTGTAAGTTTTGCTTCGGGTGGCTCTGGATATGATCCACTAACAAGCACCGTATCG TCTGCTATACCAATGCTGGACCAACTAAATTTGTTCAAACAATATATTGGGAATCTCACAAGGATCGTTGGGGAAGAAGGTGTGATGAATATAATGAACAATAGTGTATCATTAGTATGTGCAAGCACAAACGATCTTATTATATCCCTTCCAGCAAGAAGCTTACAATATGATGTAGATACTTATGATCGCATGCTGTTTAACTTGACCTTAAATTTTATAAAG GAACTATACAACCTAGGAGCACGAAAGATAGCTGTCTTTGGTGCACCCCCTACCGGATGTCTTCCTGCAGAGAGAACACTATTTGGAGGTGTGCTTAGAATGTGTGTCCAGAAGCAAAATGAAGCAGCAGTGTTGTACAACAGCATGCTAAAAGAGCAACTCCAAATTCTTGCAAGTAGTCTTCCTCAGTCAAGGATTGCTTTTGTCGATTTCTACAATCCTCTAGTAAACATCATCAATAACCCTCAGCAATACG GGTTGCAAGTTACTGATAGAGGCTGTTGCGGAACTGGTTTGCTAGAGGTGGTTTTTTTATGTAATAGACTTAGCCCAACGTGCCCAGACGACTCTAAATATTTCTTTTGGGATAGTATCCACCTATCAGAGATTGGATGTAACATCTTTGTTAATCAGAGTCTACCGGGTTTGGTGGATAATTTGTTCTAG